Part of the Sphingomonas sp. KR3-1 genome is shown below.
CGTCACGAGCTTGAACGGGATCGGGGTCAGGCCCTTCAGCAGGATGATCCAGGTGCCATATTCGCTCTGATAGGCGTGGATCGCTTCTTGGAGCTTGGCTTCCAGATGATAGGTGTGAACGATCCACTGGCCGACGGTCTGCATCAGGCCGTAGCCGATATAATAGCCGAGCATCGCACCCAGCACCGAGGCGACGGTGCACACCAGCGCGATGCGGAACGCCCGCTCGCGGCGCGCGATGATCATCGGGATCAGCATCGCGTCGGGCGGGATCGGGAAGAAGCTGCTCTCCACGAAGGAGACGAGGCCAAGCAGCCAGATCGCATGGCGGTGCTCGGCCATGCGCAGCACCCAGTCATACAAGCGTCGAAACATCGGGACCGGGCAACTTTCGCAGAAATTTCAGTCGCGCGGCTATGGCATCCGAACCGGGCTTTGGGAAGATGGCGCCGCGCCGGCGAGGCGGGTGCGTCAGATCGCCACTGCGTAGAGCGCGTGATGGGCGAGGATGAACAGCGTGTGCCCGCCCGCGCCGCCGATCACCAGCTGGAGCGGCCGCTCGGGCACGTCGATCCGCCGGATCGGCTTGCCGCCCGCGTCATAGACGAACACCTGCCCGTTCGCGACATAGAGCGTGCCGTCCGCGGCCCGCGCCACGCTCTCGCCGCCGCGATCGGCGACGATGCGCAGGTCGGTGACGGTGCCGTTCGGCCCGACCAGCCCGCTATAGGTCCGGTTCTCCGAGCCGTTGGTCAGCGTCACTCGCTCGCCGGGCCGCGCCGCGACCAGGCCATGCGCATCGAGCGTGTCCGACCAGCGCCAGCCATTGTGGTCGTCGGGCCCCTGGTTCCAGACGCGGAAGGCGGGGAGGACGAGCGATCCGTCGGGCGAGACATATTCGCGCGGCTTCGGCGTGCCCATTGCCTTCAGGAAGAAGTCGGCGAGCGGCGGGAACTGGTAGGTCGCCGGATCGATGCGGTCGGCGAACTCGCCATTCGCCCACATGTTGCCCGGCAGCAGCGTCGCGGCGCCGGCGTGCGGCTTGGCCGGGGTAGGGGCGATCACCTGCACGTTGCCGGGTGTCGCCGGGTCGATGCTGTAGACGCTGGCATCGTGCCCGGCCGAGGACAGCACCAGCAGATGGCCCGAGCGATCGACCGCCAGGCTCACCGGATCGAGCGGCGCATCCGCGACGATCGTCAGCCCTTCCTTGGCCGACCAGCCATGGATGCGCTGGAACTGGCGGTCGATGAAATAGAGCTTGCCCTTTGCATCCACTGCCGCGCCGGCGATCGAATAGAAGCCGTCCGCCAGCTTCTCGACCCCGGGCGACACCGG
Proteins encoded:
- a CDS encoding YqaA family protein, with product MFRRLYDWVLRMAEHRHAIWLLGLVSFVESSFFPIPPDAMLIPMIIARRERAFRIALVCTVASVLGAMLGYYIGYGLMQTVGQWIVHTYHLEAKLQEAIHAYQSEYGTWIILLKGLTPIPFKLVTIASGAASFNFPLFVLLCAITRGARFFIVAALLKRFGAPVQEFIEKRLDLLAWAFLGLIVLGFVAVALF